The genomic interval TCGTCCGCGCGGACCACGTCGACCTCGCCGGCACCGCCGAGCGTCGTGGTGCGCACGACGAGCTTCTCCCGGTCCTTCATCTTCCCGTTCGCGGTGGGCCTGCGCACGGTGATCGTGCTGCGGAAGAAGCCCTCCTCGAGCTTCAGCGCGAGGCCGTCCGCGGTGGTGACGTCCTCCGCGCGGTCGGCCTTCGCGAGCGCCTTCTCGCTCTCCGGGTCGTGGCGCACGCCGTCGAGGAAGACGATGGCCTCGGTGTCCAGGAAGCGGTGGCGCACCTGGGCGATGTAGTCGTGGCCGTCGCGCCGACCCTCGTAGTGCACGTCGGCGCCGAAGCGCGTGGCGCGGTGCGCGCCGAACCCCTCCTCGCTCCCGCCCGCGCCGTCAGAGCCCTCGAGGTTCGTCCCCTCGGGGCCCGTCCCCCCGACGTCCGGCTCCCGCTCCTGCGTCCCCTCGTCCTGCATGCCCTCCATCGTGCCGGGCCGGCCCGGCGCCGGGATCATGCGGAAGCATGGGATCGGGGCGGGCGGCGGTCGGCCCCTCAGACCATCGGCCGACGCAGCACGTGCCGCAGCGCCTGCTCGAGCTCGGTGTGGGCGGGGTCGAATCCGCTTCCCAGCAGCCGCGACGCGTCGACGTCCTGGTCGGCGCGCACGAGCTCCTTCGCCCCCTCCTTCCCGAGCAGCAGGGCGGGTCCGAAGCCGGGGACCGGCACGAGCGAGGGCCGGTGCAGCACGCGTCCCAGCGTGCGGGCGAGCTCCCGCGAGGTGACGGGCGCGGGCGCGACCGCGTTGACGGGCCCCTCGAGGTCGTCCGCGCCCAGGGCGTGGGCGTAGGCACGGGTCATGTCGTCCAGGGTGATCCAGGAGAGCACGGCGTCCGGGGCCGCGAGCCGCCCGCCGACCCCGGCGAGGAACATGGGGATCTGCGGGAGCAGCGCCCCTCCCCCGTCGGACAGGACGATGCCCGTGCGCAGGTGCACGACGCGCACGCCCGCTCGCGCCGCGGGGGCGCTGCTGGCCTCCCAGGCCTCGCAGACACGGGCCAGGACGTCGTCGCCGAAGGCGTCGTCCTCGGTGAGCACCTCGCCCGGCCGCTGGGCGCCGTAGGCGCCGATCGCGCTGGCCTGCACGAGGATCCCGGGGCCGTCCGGCGCGCCCGACCCGCCCCGCATGCGCGCGAGCGTGCGGGCGATGAGGTCGCCGCCGTGCACGCGCGACGTGAGGATCTCGCGCTCGGCGCGCGCGGTGAAGCGCGTGGAGATGGGCCGGCCGGCGAGGTTCACGACGGCGTCGACGCCCTCGAGATCGGCCGGGTCGAGCTCGCCGCGCTCGGGGTCCCAGGAGATCTCGTCGGGGCCCTCGGCGGGCCCGCGGACCATGCGGATCACCCGGTGGCCGCCGGTGCGCAGCAGCGCGACGAGCTGGGTGCCGATGAGCCCGGAGGCACCGGCGATCGCGACGACCAGGCGCGGGGACCCGGCATGGCGGGCGTGGAAGGCGAGGTCGTCGCGCAGCTGCTCGCCGCGGAAGGCGAGCATGCCCTCGATCGTCCGCCGGGCCTCGCGCGCCGGGAGACCGCCGATGCCGGCTGCCTCGTCGGCGCCGATCCCGCCGGTCTCGCCGATCCCGCCCGGCAGCTCGAGGTCGATGCGGTCACGGATCTCCGAGCTGCCGGACCCGGTCCCGGCGATCTCGTGCTGGTGCCGCCATGTGCGGAATGGCCCGGTGACCTGAGAATCGACGAAGGAGTGGACGGCCGTCCCGCCGCTTCCGCGATCCTCACGGGAGGCGTGCCGCAGCTCCCAGCGGGGGCTGAGCCCCGTGGGAAGCAGCGGAGGGCCGAGCCGCACGGCGACCCGTCTGCCGACCTCGAGCCCACCGGCGTCCGGGTCCTCGATCCTGGCCATGCCGGGCGGCGTGAGCCGGACCAGGGCGCCGGGCCGTTCGTGCCAGGCGAGGGCCTCGTCGACGCCATGGTCCAGCGGGGTGCGTGCCTCGATGCGCATCGGTGCCTCCCGGCGTCGGTCGCGAGTGTTCGCGGTGGTGCGCCACGGTACGCGCCTTCCCTCCCCGGTGCCTGCGGCGCGGCATGCGCGAGGCGGCATGTGAACGGCCCCGCCCGGGAGAGGCGGGGCCGTTCGAGATCGGAGGGCGTCGCACCTCCCGCAGCGGGAGCGGGGTCAGTCGAGCGCGTCGACCTTGGGTCGACCGCCGTCGCCGCCGGAGGCGCGGGCGTCGGCCCTCTCCTCCCAGAACTCGGCGTTGCGGATGCCCAGCGGGCGCGGGTCGAACTGCGGGTCCAGGCCTGCGCGCTTCTGGCGCCGGTA from Brachybacterium kimchii carries:
- a CDS encoding TIGR01777 family oxidoreductase — its product is MRIEARTPLDHGVDEALAWHERPGALVRLTPPGMARIEDPDAGGLEVGRRVAVRLGPPLLPTGLSPRWELRHASREDRGSGGTAVHSFVDSQVTGPFRTWRHQHEIAGTGSGSSEIRDRIDLELPGGIGETGGIGADEAAGIGGLPAREARRTIEGMLAFRGEQLRDDLAFHARHAGSPRLVVAIAGASGLIGTQLVALLRTGGHRVIRMVRGPAEGPDEISWDPERGELDPADLEGVDAVVNLAGRPISTRFTARAEREILTSRVHGGDLIARTLARMRGGSGAPDGPGILVQASAIGAYGAQRPGEVLTEDDAFGDDVLARVCEAWEASSAPAARAGVRVVHLRTGIVLSDGGGALLPQIPMFLAGVGGRLAAPDAVLSWITLDDMTRAYAHALGADDLEGPVNAVAPAPVTSRELARTLGRVLHRPSLVPVPGFGPALLLGKEGAKELVRADQDVDASRLLGSGFDPAHTELEQALRHVLRRPMV